One window from the genome of Elaeis guineensis isolate ETL-2024a chromosome 5, EG11, whole genome shotgun sequence encodes:
- the LOC140857941 gene encoding uncharacterized protein: protein MNKFLHGIRAIMKLESSSSSRPNMDLVSPYYLTNSDNSGTVLLSYLLTGENYLTWVHAMTNALHAKNKLCFVDGSLLKSEASSSDASMWAKCDSMVISWRFNSLAKKLHDSVEYADTTMDMWTDLADQFFEGNALQTKYREGGLDWVTQDMEFITFIL, encoded by the exons ATGAATAAGTttttacatggtatcagagcaattatGAAACTTGAATCTAGTTCATCATCTCGCCCAAATATGGATTTAGTCTCTCCCTATTATCTCACCAATTCTGATAACTCAGGTACTGTTTTGCTTTCTTACTTACTCACTGGAGAGAATTACCTTACTTGGGTTCATGCCATGACTAATGCACTTCATGCAAAAAATAAACTATGTTTTGTTGATGGGAGTTTGCTGAAGTCGGAGGCATCTTCATCAGATGCTTCGATGTGGGCAAAGTGCGACTCCATGGTCATATCTTGGCGGTTCAATTCTTTGGCCAAGAAATTGCATGACAGTGTTGAATATGCAGACACTACTATGGATATGTGGACTGATCTTGCCGATCAATTTTTTGAAGGGAATGCTCTCCAG ACCAAGTATCGAGAAGGTGGATTGGATTGGGTGACGCAGGACATGGAGTTTATTACATTCATTTTGTGA